CTAGATAGGGATTTTGGCTGTGTCGTGGGACAACACGACAGGATGGGAAGAAAAGAGCAGGCCATATACtatctgagtaagaagttcacgccATACGAAGATCGATATGTTTTGCTAGAACTCATCTGCTGCGCTTTATCATGGATAGCtcaaaagttgaggcattacttctgtgcctacaccacatatctcatatcaaggatggatcctctaaaatacattttccagaaacccatgcctacgaGGAAGTTGGCAAAAAGGCAGATACTATTAagtgaatttgacatcgtctatgtaactcagaaggcgatTAAAGGGCAAGCGTTGACGGATCATCTCCTGTAGGTGGAAAATACGAACcactgaaaacatattttcccgatgaagaggtatcattcatatgAGAAGATATCACCGAAatatatgatggttggagaatatttttcgatggagatgcaaacttcaaaggagtgggcattagaGATGTCTTCGTATTAGAAATAGGCCAGCACTATCCAGTATCTACAAAGCTCAGATTCCCATGTACCAGCAACATGGCAGAATACGAGGCctacatcttaggactcaaaCTAGCCATCAACATGAACGTTAAGGAACTACTTGTAATTGGTGATTCAGACCTTTTGGTACATCAGGTTCTAAGAGAATGGGCTACAAAGAATACCAAGATATTGTTGTATCTTTACAATGTGCAAGATTTGATTAAGatattcacaaagatagaattcaaacatgttccaaggATTCAGAATGAATTCACTGATACTTTGGCTACTTtatcttccatgatacaacacctagacaagaatttcatcgaccCTATCCCGGTAGGAATCCAAAGTCAGCCGACtcattgtgctcatgttgaagaagaaaccgatggaaatccatggttccacgacatcaaagaatatCTAGCAAAAAGAGAATACCCGAAGCACGCAAATCATACTTAGAAATGCACAATCCGGAGGTTATCCAACCACTTCTTCCAAAGTGGAGGAATTTTGTATAGAAGGACTCCAGATCTAGGACTATTACAGTATGTCGATGCCAAGGAAGAATCCAAGATGCTCGAAGAGATACATGCCAGAACTTGCGGACTACACATGAACGTTTtcgtcttagccaagaagatgtTAAGAgtaggatatttttggatgactatggaagcGGATTGCATTAGGTATGTTCAAAAGTgccatcaatgccaagtacatgcagatatgatacgaGTTCCACCAAAAAAACTCAATgaaacaagtgcaccttggcctttctccgcttggggaatggatgtcatcggtccgatcgaaCCCAccacttcaaatgggcataggttcattctagtggccatagattacttcacaaagtgggttgaagttgcatcttacaaagttgtaactaagaaagtcatcacatattttgtcaaagatcgtattgctTGCCTATTTGGGGTGCAGAATCCATCATCACTGAcaatgccgccaacctcaacagtgacttaaTGAAATCTATGTATAAaatcttcaagatcaagcataagaattccacagcatacaggcctcaaatgaatggagctgtggaggccgccaacaagaacatcaagaaaataCTGAGAAAGATGGTAGACAATCACaagaaattaccatttgccttATTGGGATATCGTACCAAAGTTCGCATTCAACCGGGGAAACTCCTTATTTGCTGGTCTACGGTACTGAAGCCGTCATTTCCgccgaagtagaaattccttttttaaGAATTATACAGGAAGCTAAACTCAGTGATGTAGAATGGATatggagtcgctatgaacaattggctctcattgacggaaaaagaatgaacgtggtatgccatggtcaactttattagaacagaatgtctcGAGCTTTTAACAAAATGGTCAGACCTAGACAGTTCATACCGGGGTAGCTGATGCTGAAGCGAATCTttccatatcaagatgaagccaaagggaagttttcACCCAACTGGCAAGATCCTTACATAGTTCATCGAGTACTAATAGGAGGGTCgttcatacttgcagaaatggacggagaaatttggccaaaaactcagttaagagatattatgtttaggattgtttacatttcttcacttgatgtaactgaactacgtttgacctgattcccgttaaagaggggatacgtaggcagccctgtaggttcggtcacatcttaataaaatctacATTTTGCCATGGCCAGAAACTCAGGCAGAATTTTAAGGaaacccctcaaaattctgaagtaagTCCAGCCGATTTCTTCATACGAAGAACAATCAAAGAATCGCtttcaaactagggcagaattttgaggaggatcctcaaaattctaaaGCAAATAGGTCACGGTGTCTCTAAAATATGTCACAGTCATCGCTTCATCTAAATTATTTGATATTGCATACTACTACATTTTAAACAACTAtatttatcaaatgcatgcatatcttttcaaaaactttatttctatggaAGCCAGATGTTACCCAGGGTAACTCAAATAGGATCTCAAGACAGGAGCACAGGCAAAGCATAAGACAAAAGCATGAACCAACCTTCCcccacaaaactcacaatttttctttgaatacaAGAATAATAAGGCAACGATATTCGCAGATACATCAAGACATCGCCTTcaagaagacaaaattatccaGCACGAACATCTTTAGCTAAGAAATACATTACTTTTCCATTTTTCTCCCCTCCTTGCAttaggctaagcattgcctccctaattgcataaggctaagcactgtctttctttgcatcgagactaagcattgtctccgtttcctgcatgaggctaagcattccCTCCCtaattgtataaggctaagcaccaCCTTTCCCTgtatcgagactaagcattgtctcctctttgcatgaggctaagcattgcctccctaattgcataaggctaaacactacctttccttgcatcgagactaagcattgtctcattttcctgcatgaggctaagcactgcctttctttGCACCgatactaagcattgtctcctcttcctCCATGAGGCTAAGCATctcctccctaattgcataaggcgaAGCAGTGCCTTTccttgcatcgagactaagcactgtctcatTTTCCTGCATGAGGgcaagcattgcctccctaattgcataaggctactatctCCATTGTGCTATTTAAGACCTAGAACTATCCTCTATTCGCCTGAGGCTAAGCACTGGTTTTGTTTGACTTCGCTTGAATCGTTTTGGCTTGGATTGACTTGATTTGATTTGGCTTGGCTTGGCTTGGTTTTGGTTGAATTGGCTTGGCTTGAATTGGCTTGGTTTATAGTAGCTTAGTTTGACTTCATTTGGCTGGGTATTAAAAAAATGGGTAGGAACAGGTAAATAGTTTCATGCGCATGGGTATTTGCTAAGCTTCCCCTAAGAAATACTCTCTCTGATCCGCCTTAATGGAATTTTTGGTCTTAACTTCTTTTTTATGGTCTACGCTATTTGATTTTTTCAAATATTAAAAATGAATTAACTACGAGAATGTTGCTAACATTGTGACAGCtacaaaat
The Nicotiana sylvestris chromosome 11, ASM39365v2, whole genome shotgun sequence DNA segment above includes these coding regions:
- the LOC138881403 gene encoding uncharacterized protein, which encodes MAEYEAYILGLKLAINMNVKELLVIGDSDLLVHQVLREWATKNTKILLYLYNVQDLIKIFTKIEFKHVPRIQNEFTDTLATLSSMIQHLDKNFIDPIPVGIQSQPTHCAHVEEETDGNPWFHDIKEYLAKREYPKHANHT